One Salvelinus sp. IW2-2015 linkage group LG35, ASM291031v2, whole genome shotgun sequence DNA segment encodes these proteins:
- the LOC111958854 gene encoding protein LYRIC, giving the protein MRKSQPNGSAVAELQEEVRVTEEDNLPVVPHHSQVKTEKASEVKNTKKKQKQAVKEAKTASSHGKESEEVSGTWETKISNKEKREQRRKDKTSGDGSGSPGGVDPLPSTSPTESTKANPKAAAPGSGSEKKEKKKKGESSKTKAEKADAVAAVAVVRPQAISSEEAPVGTGEWTDRAVTAPALTIVPDKEHWTTSESNQDTAVWGQETETVEPQLPCPSQPEPQVEDEWSGLNGDGSAATADRCSDWNAPAEVWGNYEELPAPVVVAPPALEEPLAETVKQVSDEEREKAEPAADGTGKSKKKKKKKKKPAEDAVVTGQESEEPSKKFVAEAKVKKQPIQEPAVNVAAVKARVEQPVVVQNTAPITQVPPQPAETEPTAKQNSLPAPTHKKPEESQPSKPVMKKKRARRET; this is encoded by the exons ATGAGG AAATCACAGCCAAATGGTAGTGCAGTTGCTGAGCTACAAGAGGAAGTCAGAGTGACTGAAGAAGACAACCTGCCAGTAGTGCCACATCATTCTCAAGTCAAGACAGAAAAGGCTTCTGAG GTAAAGAATACCAAGAAGAAGCAGAAACAGGCAGTAAAGGAGGCTAAGACGGCTTCTTCTCATGGCAAGGAATCGGAGGAAG TATCAGGCACCTGGGAGACCAAGATCAGTAACAAGGAGAAGCGTGAGCAGCGCCGTAAAGACAAGACCTCCGGTGACGGGTCAGGGAGCCCTGGAGGAGTGGATCCTCTGCCTAGTACTTCTCCCACAGAGTCAACCAAGGCCAACCCCAAAGCTGCAGCCCCTGGGTCTGGCTctgagaagaaagaaaagaagaagaaag GAGAATCCTCCAAAACCAAAGCAGAGAAAGCAGATGCCGTCGCTGCTGTTGCCGTAGTCAGACCTCAag cTATTAGCAGTGAGGAGGCTCCGGTAGGGACTGGAGAATGGACTGACCGGGCTGTGACGGCCCCAGCCCTTACCATTGTTCCTGATAAGGAGCACTGGACCACTTCTGAGAGCAACCAAGACACTGCTGTCTGGGGGCAAGAGACTGAAA cAGTGGAACCCCAGCTGCCGTGTCCCAGCCAGCCTGAGCCTCAAGTGGAAGACGAGTGGTCTGGTCTGA ATGGTGATGGGTCTGCTGCTACAGCGGACAGGTGCTCTGACTGGAATGCACCAGCGGAGGTGTGGGGGAACTATGAGGAACTCCCTGCTCCAGTAGTGGTTGCCCCCCCTGCCCTTGAGGAGCCCCTGGCAGAGACTGTCAAG CAGGTatctgatgaagagagagaaaaggcggAGCCTGCCGCTGATGGAACTGGTAAAtctaaaaagaagaaaaagaagaagaagaagccagcTGAAGATGCTGTAGTTACTGGCCAG GAGTCAGAGGAGCCAAGTAAAAAGTTTGTTGCTGAGGCCAAGGTGAAGAAGCAGCCAATCCAGGAGCCTGCTGTCAATGTTGCTGCTGTGAAG GCAAGAGTGGAGCAACCAGTGGTGGTTCAGAACACAGCCCCCATCACACAAGTGCCACCCCAACCCGCAGAGACAGAGCCTACTGCCAAGCAGAACAGTCTACCTGCTCCAACACATA AAAAACCTGAAGAGAGCCAGCCTTCCAAACCAGTGATGAAGAAGAAGCGGGCAAGAAGAGAAACATGA